The segment TGGTTATACTTTACATTGTGAATTATGTGTTGCCAACTGCAGTGTGAGAGATttgtattgtttaatattattgaagtAATATGTTTCAGATACTTTGGTTCGCAGAAAATCACTATGAAATACCAATGATTCATGTcattgaaagtaaaataaggAAACGAAAATTGGTTATACTTTACATTGTGAATTATGTGTTGCCAACTGCAGTGTGAGAGATttgtattgtttaatattattgaagtAATATGTTTCAGATACTTTGGTTCGCAGAAAATCACTATGAAATACCAATGATTCATGTcattgaaagtaaaataaggAAACGAAAATTGGAATACGGAAGACTAATCAGTAACTACGGGCACTATTTCAGTACCGAAACGCATAACTagcgaaatattaatatctgattattcaaaactatttaattttcgttCTGATATGAATATACTGTTATGAATATCGCAAGACATAATAAacatgatataattattacattaattgtaataattatttgttacggATATTCCGCTTTTTTTTCCGCCCCGACCACGATTCCGAAAATATTTGCGGCTGCCACGTTGGCCCGCTCTTTTCCATCTTCTGGCTGTaacagaaaaaattgtttaaaattaaataattaattaattattgatcaaTTTGCTACAAAAACTAAGTTATGTAACTTTTAGTTGCTATACTTACGTTGTGCTGCAGCCTGATTTTGTGGCATTGGCGGCTGCGACGGCTGCGACGGCAGTGACGGCAGTGACGGCAGTGGCGGCTGCGAAGGCAGTGGCGGCTGCAAAGGCAAAGGCAGTGGCGGCTGCGACGGCAGTGGAGGCTGCGACGGCAGTGGCGACTGCGAAGGCAGTGGAGGCTGCGACGGCAGTGGAGGCTGCGACGGCAGTGGAGGCTGCGAAGGCAGTGGAGGCTGCGAAGGCAGTGGCGGCTGCAAAGGCGAAGGCAGTGGCGGCTGCGAAGGCAGTGGCGGCTGCGAAGGCAGTGGCGGCTGCGACGGCAGTGGAGGCTGCGACGGCAGTGGCGGCTGCGACGGCAGTGGCGACTGCGAAGGCAGTGGAGGCTGCGACGGCAGTGGAGGCTGCGACGGCAGTGGAGGCTGCGACGGCAGTGGCGGCTGCGACGGCAGTGGAGGCTGCGACGGCAGTGGCGGCTGCGATGGCAGTGGCGACTGCGAAGGCAGTGGAGGCTGCGACGGCAGTGTTCCTGATGACAGCTTTTCTTCCGTCT is part of the Linepithema humile isolate Giens D197 chromosome 3, Lhum_UNIL_v1.0, whole genome shotgun sequence genome and harbors:
- the LOC136998449 gene encoding uncharacterized protein, translated to MQTEEKLSSGTLPSQPPLPSQSPLPSQPPLPSQPPLPSQPPLPSQPPLPSQPPLPSQPPLPSQSPLPSQPPLPSQPPLPSQPPLPSQPPLPSQPPLPSPLQPPLPSQPPLPSQPPLPSQPPLPSQPPLPSQSPLPSQPPLPSQPPLPLPLQPPLPSQPPLPSLPSLPSQPSQPPMPQNQAAAQPRRWKRAGQRGSRKYFRNRGRGGKKSGISVTNNYYN